One window from the genome of Cryptomeria japonica chromosome 6, Sugi_1.0, whole genome shotgun sequence encodes:
- the LOC131876678 gene encoding uncharacterized protein LOC131876678 — MRKAAIWSPQNLGWLKLNFDGASRGNPSPSGIGYVIRDHIGATLGKMAKLIPPDTNNIAEFKALQFGLIYCIKHGLNNILVEGDSEIAINAIKRKTTPNWRLQGILDNIIASLDRIENYEAKHIYREANSEADALLKIAAQGTYLYNWDQGNLPVIQEDHRTC, encoded by the coding sequence ATGAGAAAGGCCGCTATCTGGTCTCCTCAAAATCTTGGCTGgttaaaactaaattttgatggcgcTTCTAGAGGCAATCCGAGTCCttcaggcataggatatgtaatCAGAGATCACATAGGAGCAACTCTTGGGAAAATGGCAAAGTTGATCCCCCCagacacaaacaacatagcagaattcAAAGCATTGCAATTTGGACTGATATATTGCATAAAACATGGTTTGAATAACATCTTAGTGGAGGGCGATTCAGAGATAGCAATAAATgcgatcaagaggaaaactactccAAATTGGAGATTGCAGGGAATCTTAGACAATATAATTGCAAGCCTGGATAGGATAGAAAACTATGAAGCAAAGCACATCTACAGAGAAGCAAACTCAGAGGCGGATGCTCTCTTGAAAATAGCTGCTCAAGGAACCTACCTCTACAATTGGGATCAGGGAAATCTGCCTGTTATTCAAGAAGACCATCGCACTTGTTAG